The Meleagris gallopavo isolate NT-WF06-2002-E0010 breed Aviagen turkey brand Nicholas breeding stock chromosome 10, Turkey_5.1, whole genome shotgun sequence genome contains a region encoding:
- the ZFYVE9 gene encoding zinc finger FYVE domain-containing protein 9 yields the protein MENYFQAEAYNLDKVLDEFEQNEGAAVSPTLLGAKWNQILDPPSCRLSYNPTVADVNEATTPNECQQRLKSFSLSHSVTTPTGGEDHCANGKDFSLSPETPVMWIDDQAAADDQLIKRNGNQDDQCNAVESGEKKCGSIACLPEEKNVLVVAVMHNCDRRTLQSGDLLDCKNYNSQSLMDTISFTLDNENQQSDEFSVTVNGSMEKDADTEKQVNWLCTEDDSRSNLFNTSSETLTVACPSSCLKDDFNMSKDSWLSEATAAGINTVTLCKRPVDAIIKMQENCVSVENFSSKAIPQRTDLEVKNFSSGSSNGSLGEETTQQICSRVSGLEETCQSNVAGNGNHKECVAEHFTSEDGSAIESEVIECGKNLGTSEVLGMEECYPESQEMTNWELTRLNEINDKQTVEENERLLQTKQPDEACSRSKEGGDGKLEAGIDLKETGTDEPEGSSLSDATGTSIASSLSNGCDSYGMQNPVVPHVPKTLPSKEDSVTEEKEIEESKSECYANVYEQRGNETIEGSGLILNSAGDHVKKNYLHNLCSQVPSLQGQTSPKPVTNLQSVSVPFGGARPKQPTNLKLQIPKPLSDHLQNDLVPPNCGGNSKNKNVFVKTQLGDNLTADVFPGEASLNAPVTDTNGEHLEEYESGISSSPCLAVAPDSPDNDLRAGQFGAPARKPFTTLGEVAPVWVPDSQAPNCMKCEARFTFTKRRHHCRACGKVFCAACCSLKCKLLYMDRKEARVCVICHSVLMNAQAWENMMSAPSQSPNPNNPAEYCSTIPPLQQAQASGALSSPPPTVMVPVGVLKHPGAEVAQPREQRRVWFADGILPNGEVADAAKLTVAGTTSTGTLAVSHDPTKPVTNNALSAETDNASVFSGSITQVGSPVGSAMNLIPEDGLPPILISTGVKGDYAVEERPSQISVMQQLEDGGPDPLVFVLNANLLSMVKIVNYVNRKCWCFTTKGMHAVGQSEIVILLQCLPDEKCLPKDIFNHFVQLYRDALAGNVVGNLGHSFFSQSFLGSKEHGGFLYVAATYQSLQDLVLPTPPYLFGILIQKWETPWAKVFPIRLMLRLGAEYRFYPCPLFSVRFRKPLFGETGHTIMNLLADFRNYQYTLPVVQGLVVDMEVRKTSIKIPSNRYNEMMKAMNKSNEHVLAGGACFNEKADSHLVCVQNDDGNYQTQAISIHNQPRKVTGASFFVFSGALKSSSGYLAKSSIVEDGVMVQITAENMDSLRQALREMKDFTITCGKVDAEDPQEHVHIQWVEDDKNFSKGVVSPIDGKSMESITSVKIFHGSEYKSNGKVIRWTEVFFLENDEQHNGLSDPADHSRLTENVAKAFCLALCPHLKLLKEDGMTKLGLRVTLDSDQVGYQAGSNGQPLPSQYMNDLDSALVPVIHGGACQLSEGPVIMELIFYILENIS from the exons ATGGAGAACTATTTCCAAGCAGAGGCATATAACCTCGATAAGGTTTTAGATGAATTTGAGCAAAACGAAG GTGCTGCTGTCTCACCTACGCTGTTGGGTGCAAAGTGGAATCAGATTCTAGATCCACCTTCATGTCGTCTGTCATATAACCCGACTGTGGCCGATGTGAATGAAGCTACAACTCCTAATGAATGTCAGCAGAGATTAAAGTCTTTCTCCTTGTCTCATTCAGTGACTACACCCACAGGAGGAGAGGATCACTGTGCTAATGGAAAGGATTTTAGCCTAAGCCCAGAAACTCCAGTCATGTGGATTGATGATCAGGCAGCAGCAGACGATCagttaattaaaagaaatggtaATCAGGATGATCAGTGTAACGCTGTGgaatctggagaaaagaaatgtgGAAGTATAGCTTGCTtgccagaggagaaaaatgtacTAGTGGTGGCAGTTATGCATAACTGTGACAGAAGAACACTGCAAAGTGGTGACTTGCTGGATTGTAAAAATTACAACAGTCAGTCCCTAATGGACACTATTAGCTTTACACTGGATAATGAAAACCAACAGAGTGATGAGTTTAGTGTTACTGTAAATGGATCCATGGAAAAAGATGCAGATACGGAAAAGCAAGTAAATTGGCTGTGTACCGAAGATGACTCTAGAAGTAATTTGTTTAACACTTCATCTGAAACCTTGACCGTTGCATGCCCCTCCTCTTGCTTAAAGGATGATTTTAATATGAGTAAAGATTCATGGCTTTCAGAAGCTACAGCTGCAGGGATTAATACAGTGACTCTCTGTAAGAGACCTGTTGATGCTATCattaaaatgcaagaaaattgTGTATCAGTTGAAAATTTTAGTAGTAAAGCCATTCCTCAGAGAACAGATCTAGAAGTTAAAAACTTTTCTTCTGGTTCAAGTAATGGTAGCCTAGGAGAAGAAACAACCCAACAAATATGTTCTAGGGTATCTGGGCTTGAAGAAACTTGTCAATCTAATGTGGCTGGAAATGGCAACCACAAGGAATGTGTTGCAGAACATTTTACCTCTGAGGATGGCAGTGCCATTGAAAGTGAAGTCATTGAATGTGGTAAAAATCTTGGCACATCTGAAGTGCTCGGTATGGAAGAGTGTTACCCTGAATCTCAGGAGATGACTAATTGGGAATTGACTAGATTGAATGAGATTAATGATAAGCAAACTGTGGAAGAGAATGAAAGACTTCTGCAGACAAAACAGCCTGATGAGGCATGTAGTAGAAGCAAAGAAGGTGGAGATGGGAAGTTGGAGGCAGGCATAGACTTAAAAGAGACTGGTACAGACGAGCCTGAAGGGTCCAGTCTCTCTGATGCGACAGGTACATCAATAGCAAGCTCTCTGTCTAATGGTTGTGATTCCTATGGAATGCAGAACCCAGTTGTTCCTCATGTTCCAAAGACTTTACCCTCCAAGGAAGACTCGGTAACTGAGGAAAAGGAGATAGAGGAGAGCAAGTCAGAATGTTATGCGAATGTTTATGAACAGAGAGGAAATGAGACCATAGAAGGGAGTGGTCTTATTTTAAACAGTGCTGGTGACCACGTAAAGAAGAATTATCTACATAATCTCTGTAGTCAGGTGCCATCCCTGCAAGGGCAAACTTCACCAAAACCAGTGACTAATCTGCAGTCTGTTAGTGTTCCTTTTGGTGGTGCAAGACCAAAACAACCTACAAATCTTAAATTGCAGATCCCAAAGCCATTATCGGACCACTTACAAAATGATCTTGTTCCCCCAAACTGTGGAGGtaatagtaaaaacaaaaatgtctttgttAAGACACAATTAGGGGATAACTTGACAGCAGACGTGTTTCCTGGTGAAGCATCGTTGAATGCCCCTGTTACTGATACTAATGGAGAACACTTAGAAGAGTATGAATCTGGAATCTCTAGTAGTCCGTGCCTTGCAGTAGCCCCAGATAGTCCAGATAATGATCTCAGAGCTGGTCAGTTTGGAGCTCCAGCCAGAAAGCCTTTTACTACTTTGGGTGAGGTGGCACCAGTTTGGGTTCCAGATTCTCAAGCACCAAACTGCATGAAATGTGAGGCGAGATTCACATTCACGAAAAGAAGGCATCATTGCAGAGCTTGTGGGAAG GTTTTTTGTGCAGCATGCTGTAGCCTGAAGTGCAAGCTGCTGTACATGGATCGAAAGGAAGCCAGAGTGTGTGTAATCTGCCACTCGGTCCTAATGAATG cTCAAGCCTGGGAGAACATGATGAGTGCCCCAAGCCAGAGTCCTAACCCTAACAATCCTGCTGAATACTGTTCTACTATCCCTCCTTTGCAGCAGGCTCAGGCATCGGGTGCCCTGAGCTCTCCACCTCCCACTGTCATGGTACCTGTGGGAGTTCTAAAGCATCCTGGAGCAGAAG tgGCTCAACCTAGAGAACAAAGACGCGTTTGGTTTGCTGATGGGATATTACCCAATGGAGAAGTTGCTGATGCAGCAAAACTGACAGTAGCTGGAACAACTTCTACAGGAACCTTAGCAGTATCGCACGATCCAACAAAGCCCGTAACCAACAATGCTTTATCAGCAGAA ACTGATAATGCTTCTGTATTTTCGGGAAGTATAACTCAGGTTGGCAGTCCTGTTGGCAGTGCAATGAATCTAATTCCTGAAGATGGGCTTCCTCCGATTCTCATCTCCACTGGAGTAAAAGGAG ATTACGCTGTAGAAGAGAGACCCTCTCAGATCTCTGTcatgcagcagctggaggatgGTGGCCCTGACCctcttgtatttgttttaaatgctaaTTTGTTGTCCATGGTAAAAATTGTAAATT aTGTGAACAGGAAGTGCTGGTGTTTCACTACAAAAGGAATGCATGCAGTGGGACAGTCTGAGATAGTCATTCTCTTGCAGTGTTTGCCTGATGAGAAGTGTTTGCCCAAGGATATCTTTAACCATTTTGTGCAACTTTATCGGGATGCCTTAGCAG GTAATGTTGTTGGCAACCTGGGACACTCCTTTTTCAGCCAGAGCTTTCTGGGAAGCAAAGAACACGGAGGGTTCTTGTACGTTGCAGCTACGTATCAGTCCCTGCAGGACCTGGTGCTCCCAACCCCACCCTACTTGTTTGGCATCCTCATTCAGAAATGGGAGACGCCCTGGGCTAAAGTGTTCCCCATTCGGCTGATGCTGAGACTTGGAGCTGAATACAGAT TTTATCCATGCCCACTTTTTAGTGTCAGATTTCGTAAACCTCTGTTTGGAGAGACGGGACACACCATTATGAACCTCCTTGCA GATTTCAGAAATTATCAGTACACGCTGCCGGTGGTCCAAGGCTTAGTGGTGGATATGGAAGTCAGAAAAACCAGCATCAAAATTCCCAGCAACAGATATAATGAG ATGATGAAAGCCATGAACAAATCCAACGAGCATGTTCTAGCAGGGGGAGCTTGCTTCAATGAGAAAGCAGACTCGCATCTGGTGTGTGTTCAGAATGATGATGGGAATTACCAGACACAGGCCATCAGCATCCATAATCAGCCGAGGAAGG tgACTGGTGCCAGCTTCTTTGTGTTCAGTGGGGCTTTAAAATCCTCTTCAGGCTACCTTGCCAAATCCAGTATAGTAGAAG ATGGAGTAATGGTCCAGATAACTGCTGAGAACATGGACTCTCTGAGGCAGGCCTTGAGAGAGATGAAAGACTTTACCATCACTTGTGGCAAAGTAGATGCTGAAGATCCTCAGGAACACGTTCACATTCAGTGGGTAGAAGATGATAAAAACTTCAGTAAAGG TGTTGTAAGCCCTATTGATGGCAAATCAATGGAGTCTATAACAAGTGTGAAGATATTTCATGGCTCAGAGTACAAGTCAAATGGAAAGGTCATTCGATGGACAGAG GtgtttttcctggaaaatgaTGAGCAACACAATGGTCTGAGTGACCCAGCTGATCACAGCAGACTGACTGAAAACGTGGCAAAAGCCTTCTGTTTAGCTCTTTGTCCTCACCTTAAGTTGTTAAAAGAAGATGGCATGACGAAACTTGGTCTGCGCGTTACTCTCGACTCAGATCAA